One part of the Enterococcus sp. DIV1094 genome encodes these proteins:
- a CDS encoding alpha-N-arabinofuranosidase, with protein sequence MKKVEIDVRKGFSKGTISPRLFGSFIEHMGSVVYNGIYEPDHPTADANGFRQDVLSYVKELSLGVIRYPGGNFTSGYDWQDTIGPISDRPKKIDLAWQGIEPNTFGLHEFFQWIDMVEAEPIMTVNLGTKGIDDARNLVEYCNFPEGTSWSELRQKNGQQKPFDVKLWCLGNELDGPWQIGAKSAYEYGRLANEAAKAMKLVDESIETILVGSSTPRLASYPEWDRIALEEAYENVDYIALHNYIDKYDEDDLTKPPKNERADTKVYLAKAERFDRQIEEIIATCDYVKGYLRSDKTMYLAFDEWNVHSQPDQVHQKFQVGSPIDWCHFTMEDTLLFGTLGLAILRHAGRVKIACQSLLVNTIPLILTEKNGSAWVNPTYYVMQHLANYAKGEVLDQQMVCPTYECADGQVVPIIDSVVVENEHEIVLFLVNRTEEEVTITTTHDFDLETKAVQLVLKSNDLLDKNTKEAPDTIQPLQQEIAVNEMNKIHVVLEAYSWNVIRLKKCEGPL encoded by the coding sequence ATGAAAAAAGTAGAGATAGACGTGCGGAAAGGTTTCTCTAAAGGGACGATCAGTCCAAGACTTTTCGGTTCATTTATCGAACATATGGGAAGTGTGGTCTATAACGGGATCTATGAACCAGATCATCCAACCGCTGATGCGAATGGATTTAGACAAGATGTACTTTCTTATGTGAAAGAGCTGTCTTTAGGTGTGATCCGTTATCCTGGAGGAAACTTCACGTCAGGCTATGATTGGCAAGATACGATTGGACCAATCAGTGATCGTCCAAAAAAAATCGATCTTGCATGGCAAGGGATCGAACCGAATACATTCGGGCTACATGAATTTTTCCAATGGATAGACATGGTAGAAGCGGAGCCGATCATGACAGTGAATCTAGGGACAAAAGGAATCGATGATGCGCGTAATCTAGTAGAGTATTGTAATTTTCCTGAAGGTACCTCGTGGAGTGAATTACGGCAAAAAAATGGGCAGCAGAAGCCTTTTGATGTGAAGCTTTGGTGTTTAGGGAATGAACTAGACGGGCCGTGGCAAATTGGCGCAAAAAGTGCGTATGAGTATGGTCGCTTAGCTAATGAAGCTGCCAAAGCGATGAAATTAGTGGATGAATCCATCGAAACGATTCTAGTGGGCAGTTCAACACCGCGTTTAGCCTCTTATCCTGAATGGGACCGAATTGCTTTAGAAGAAGCCTATGAAAATGTGGACTATATTGCTTTACACAATTACATCGATAAATATGACGAAGACGATTTGACGAAGCCACCGAAAAACGAACGAGCGGATACAAAGGTATACTTAGCGAAAGCCGAGCGATTTGACCGACAGATTGAAGAAATCATTGCGACATGTGATTACGTCAAAGGCTATTTGCGTAGCGATAAGACAATGTACTTAGCTTTTGATGAATGGAATGTCCATAGCCAACCAGACCAAGTCCATCAAAAATTTCAAGTCGGCTCACCGATCGATTGGTGCCATTTCACAATGGAAGATACCTTATTATTTGGAACGTTGGGCCTTGCGATTTTGCGACATGCTGGCCGTGTGAAAATTGCTTGTCAATCCCTCCTAGTCAATACGATCCCGCTTATTTTAACGGAAAAAAATGGCAGTGCCTGGGTGAATCCGACGTACTACGTAATGCAGCACTTGGCAAACTATGCGAAAGGGGAAGTATTAGACCAACAGATGGTTTGTCCTACTTATGAGTGTGCGGATGGGCAAGTGGTTCCGATCATTGACAGCGTAGTGGTCGAAAACGAACATGAAATCGTATTGTTTTTAGTGAATCGCACAGAAGAGGAAGTAACGATCACGACAACACATGATTTTGATCTGGAAACTAAGGCGGTCCAACTCGTCTTAAAGAGTAATGATCTGCTTGATAAAAATACGAAAGAAGCACCGGATACGATTCAACCATTGCAACAAGAAATCGCTGTAAACGAAATGAACAAGATCCACGTAGTGCTTGAAGCATATTCTTGGAATGTCATCAGACTAAAAAAATGCGAGGGACCTTTATGA
- a CDS encoding DUF624 domain-containing protein gives MKLVETKWYGQLIQISDHILLGILWVVVSLPLVTVVSATTGVFTTLDKWKSGESGQVCYWFLQGFKRKFILQTLMSALTIIIFFSINRMFQESDVLLVISGYMATMVFTMFLLSWSYRLAKDETISLKQLFQESTLWVLFNFLRNLLCCGVLLVFMVLVFMFPPIIFVLAGGVWWLIDQLMGSRKRKGVWQ, from the coding sequence ATGAAATTAGTCGAAACAAAGTGGTATGGTCAATTGATCCAAATTTCCGATCATATCTTATTAGGTATTTTGTGGGTAGTCGTTTCTCTACCTTTGGTCACAGTGGTATCTGCTACTACAGGAGTGTTTACGACGTTGGATAAATGGAAATCTGGGGAATCCGGTCAGGTTTGCTATTGGTTTTTACAAGGTTTCAAAAGAAAGTTTATTCTCCAAACATTGATGAGCGCTTTAACGATCATCATTTTTTTCTCGATCAATCGTATGTTCCAAGAATCTGATGTGCTTTTAGTGATTAGTGGTTACATGGCAACGATGGTCTTTACGATGTTCTTGCTTTCATGGAGCTATCGTCTGGCAAAAGATGAAACGATTTCTTTGAAGCAGCTCTTTCAGGAAAGTACGTTATGGGTATTGTTCAACTTTTTGAGAAATCTGCTTTGTTGTGGGGTGTTGTTGGTTTTTATGGTACTTGTTTTTATGTTTCCCCCGATTATTTTTGTGTTAGCCGGTGGGGTTTGGTGGTTGATCGATCAGTTGATGGGGAGTAGGAAGAGAAAAGGAGTGTGGCAATGA
- a CDS encoding carbohydrate ABC transporter permease, translating into MLSESYTAVEANRRKKFDGKKWLRVVGMLLVLLIIAFPFLWLIISSFKYEKDIISFPPRIFADEYTFDNYIKVWTTIPLLDYIKNTVIFAGGTVITSVFFDSLAGYAFARMRFKGKSVLFYFVLLTMMIPFQVFMIPLFIQANFLGMLDTYAGLIIPRMTTAFGIFMMRSFFVTLPDSLEEAARIDGLSEFKIFLKIMLPLSKPTLLSLAIFTLMNSWNDLLYPLILTTSSRMRTLPAGLALFTGQNISFYGPVMAGTVISMLPLLIIYVFAQKYFVQGTAMSGMKE; encoded by the coding sequence ATGCTTTCGGAAAGTTATACAGCAGTTGAAGCGAATCGACGGAAAAAGTTCGATGGGAAGAAATGGCTACGTGTCGTGGGAATGTTGCTTGTATTGTTGATTATTGCATTTCCTTTTTTATGGTTGATCATTTCCTCGTTCAAGTATGAAAAAGACATCATTTCATTTCCCCCGAGAATTTTTGCAGATGAATATACGTTTGACAATTATATCAAGGTCTGGACGACGATTCCGTTATTGGACTATATCAAAAACACTGTAATTTTTGCAGGTGGGACAGTGATCACTTCTGTGTTCTTTGATTCTCTCGCAGGATATGCGTTTGCACGAATGCGTTTCAAAGGGAAATCGGTGTTGTTTTACTTTGTTTTGTTAACGATGATGATCCCTTTTCAAGTCTTCATGATCCCACTGTTTATCCAAGCGAATTTTCTAGGCATGTTAGACACGTATGCCGGATTGATCATTCCTAGGATGACTACTGCTTTTGGGATATTTATGATGCGGTCGTTCTTTGTGACCTTACCTGATTCATTGGAAGAGGCCGCACGTATCGATGGTTTGAGTGAGTTCAAGATTTTCTTGAAGATCATGTTGCCGTTGAGTAAGCCGACACTGTTGTCATTGGCGATTTTCACGCTGATGAACAGTTGGAATGACTTACTTTACCCATTGATCTTGACAACAAGTTCGAGAATGCGGACGTTGCCTGCGGGATTGGCGTTATTCACGGGACAAAACATCTCGTTTTATGGACCAGTAATGGCTGGAACAGTGATTTCGATGTTACCGTTATTGATTATTTATGTTTTTGCTCAAAAATACTTTGTACAAGGAACTGCTATGTCTGGCATGAAAGAGTGA
- a CDS encoding carbohydrate ABC transporter permease, protein MKALSRYWNRPDRAAYLFLVPSFLILLLFTVVPLIGTFAISFTDLNIFFTSREFVGMSNFLRIFEDERAVNSLLHTLYFTLLETPTQIIVGLLAAVILSKNTRFNRFCRSTFYIPVICSLTSIAIIFSMLLDPNVGAIPYLFSQVGLPIPQFFRDPTLAMPTVALMTVWKNFGVTMTILITAIQGISPSLYESAQMDGATNRQQFFNITLPQIVPSLGFCILTNLIGSMQVFDQVYVATNGGPQFKTETAVQYIYSRGFTAPYELGYASALSSVLFVIVAAIAISTNLYMGRKEKQMK, encoded by the coding sequence ATGAAAGCATTATCCAGATATTGGAACCGACCGGATCGAGCGGCGTATTTGTTTTTAGTGCCATCCTTTTTGATTCTACTGTTATTCACAGTAGTACCGCTGATTGGTACATTCGCAATCAGTTTTACTGATTTGAACATCTTTTTTACTTCCAGAGAGTTTGTAGGCATGAGTAATTTTTTACGGATCTTTGAGGATGAACGTGCAGTCAATTCACTTTTGCATACATTGTATTTTACCTTACTTGAAACTCCTACACAGATTATCGTTGGCTTATTAGCAGCGGTTATTTTGTCGAAAAATACCCGTTTCAATCGTTTTTGTCGGTCAACATTTTATATTCCTGTGATTTGCTCGCTCACTTCTATTGCGATCATCTTTTCGATGTTGCTTGATCCAAACGTTGGAGCGATTCCTTATCTCTTTTCACAAGTAGGTTTGCCGATTCCGCAATTTTTCCGTGACCCAACCTTAGCGATGCCAACGGTGGCGCTTATGACAGTTTGGAAAAATTTCGGGGTCACCATGACGATCTTGATTACTGCAATTCAAGGGATTTCACCTTCGCTTTACGAATCGGCTCAAATGGATGGCGCAACGAATCGTCAACAATTCTTTAATATCACATTACCGCAGATCGTTCCATCCCTTGGTTTTTGTATATTGACCAATCTGATTGGTTCCATGCAAGTATTTGACCAAGTCTATGTGGCGACGAACGGTGGTCCACAGTTCAAAACGGAAACAGCTGTCCAATATATTTATAGTCGAGGTTTTACTGCACCGTATGAATTGGGCTATGCGTCCGCATTATCTTCCGTATTGTTTGTCATCGTTGCGGCGATCGCCATTTCGACAAACTTGTACATGGGCAGAAAAGAAAAACAAATGAAATAG